In the genome of Flexistipes sinusarabici DSM 4947, one region contains:
- the argF gene encoding ornithine carbamoyltransferase: MKDFLTLKDFSSEELFDFIKLADEMKNGVYTKKPLADKKIALIFEKSSTRTRVSFEVGVYELGGYPLFLSKDDIQLGRGESIKDTARTLSRYVDGIMIRTFAHSKLEELAENASIPVINGLTDDLHPCQVMADVLTIYEKLGKLKGVKVAFVGDGNNMAHSWVIGAAKFGMDIVVASPRGYECDEKYINDAVKIAEGSGSNIFQTNDPFTAVKGADVIYTDVWASMGQESEAGSRKEKFADFQVNGKLMQSTGKNTIFMHCLPAHLGEEVTEDVFESGASVVFDEAENRLHAQKAIMAKLIGKS; the protein is encoded by the coding sequence ATGAAAGATTTTTTGACGTTAAAAGATTTTAGTTCGGAAGAATTGTTTGATTTTATAAAGCTGGCAGATGAGATGAAAAACGGTGTTTATACAAAAAAGCCTTTGGCTGACAAGAAAATCGCTCTTATTTTTGAAAAATCATCCACACGTACGAGGGTTTCTTTTGAAGTGGGTGTTTATGAATTAGGGGGTTACCCGTTATTTTTGAGCAAAGACGATATCCAGCTGGGGCGCGGGGAATCAATAAAAGATACAGCCCGGACACTGAGCAGATATGTGGACGGCATAATGATAAGAACTTTTGCGCATTCCAAGCTTGAAGAGTTGGCTGAGAATGCCTCTATCCCTGTTATAAACGGACTAACCGATGACTTGCATCCATGTCAGGTGATGGCGGATGTTCTTACGATATACGAAAAACTTGGGAAACTTAAAGGGGTAAAAGTTGCTTTTGTCGGCGACGGTAATAATATGGCTCATTCATGGGTTATCGGAGCGGCAAAGTTCGGCATGGATATTGTCGTAGCTTCTCCGAGAGGTTATGAATGTGACGAAAAATATATTAATGATGCGGTAAAAATTGCAGAGGGAAGCGGTTCCAATATTTTCCAGACCAATGATCCTTTTACTGCGGTGAAAGGTGCGGATGTTATATATACGGATGTATGGGCAAGTATGGGGCAGGAGAGTGAAGCAGGCAGCAGAAAGGAAAAATTTGCTGATTTCCAGGTAAATGGAAAACTTATGCAAAGTACAGGAAAGAACACTATTTTTATGCACTGCCTTCCGGCACATTTGGGAGAGGAAGTGACTGAGGATGTGTTCGAATCCGGTGCATCTGTTGTTTTTGATGAGGCGGAAAACAGACTGCATGCACAGAAAGCTATTATGGCAAAACTTATCGGGAAATCTTAA
- a CDS encoding lysophospholipid acyltransferase family protein: protein METAVKLLSNFLKNKDWQTLNKYGRIIGLLLYYILRSRRSVVAKNLEITTGKSNKKLQKSVFKNNFASFMEIFFAPKINEQFIVNNVEIDNEKDIREFIRKNKKFVLVSAHIGSWELAPPIVSKVFKTRIAVIGRRIKNPHVDSLVAELRSSGKVEYLHHRNITGNIYEYLENNVPIGVLLDHSATKKDSIYVDFFGLRTTFNAGIPAICIRKNIPALICFCIRESGRIKLISYPPVYPDSKLKLKSRVRMFAKEINTIYEDIIKKYPDQWLMLHKRFKRLEQSDGKKTDSIYRS from the coding sequence ATGGAAACAGCAGTAAAGTTACTCAGTAACTTTTTGAAAAATAAAGACTGGCAGACACTCAACAAATACGGCAGAATCATCGGTCTGCTCTTATATTATATTCTCAGAAGCAGACGCAGTGTGGTGGCAAAGAATCTTGAGATTACAACGGGCAAATCAAATAAAAAGTTACAAAAAAGCGTGTTTAAAAATAACTTCGCATCCTTTATGGAAATATTTTTTGCACCAAAAATTAACGAACAGTTTATTGTAAACAATGTTGAAATAGATAATGAGAAGGATATTAGGGAATTCATCAGAAAAAATAAAAAATTTGTGCTTGTAAGTGCACACATAGGAAGTTGGGAGCTGGCTCCTCCTATCGTTTCTAAGGTGTTCAAAACGAGAATTGCCGTAATCGGCAGGCGGATAAAAAACCCGCATGTCGACTCACTGGTGGCTGAGTTGAGAAGTTCCGGCAAAGTTGAATATCTGCACCATAGGAATATCACCGGCAATATTTACGAGTACCTTGAAAACAACGTCCCCATAGGGGTACTTCTGGATCACAGCGCAACGAAGAAAGATTCGATTTATGTTGATTTTTTCGGTTTGAGAACCACTTTTAATGCCGGTATACCTGCAATTTGTATCCGGAAAAATATTCCTGCTCTGATCTGCTTCTGCATACGTGAATCCGGAAGAATAAAACTGATCAGTTACCCTCCTGTTTACCCGGACTCAAAATTAAAGCTTAAAAGTCGTGTAAGAATGTTTGCAAAAGAGATAAATACAATATATGAAGATATCATAAAGAAATATCCGGATCAGTGGTTGATGCTGCATAAAAGATTTAAAAGACTGGAGCAGAGTGATGGCAAAAAGACCGATAGTATTTATCGATCGTGA
- the msrA gene encoding peptide-methionine (S)-S-oxide reductase MsrA: protein MKEGGGNCYEKATFAGGCFWCMEALFKQVEGVKNVISGYTGGKTENPTYEEVCTGRTGHFEAVQIVYNPSEISYEKLLEIFWKNIDPTDPGGQFADKGSQYKTAVFYHSENQKEAAMKSRKILDESEKFSNPVVTEILPASVFYKAEEYHQDYFRKKVNQYKFYRAASGRDEFLNRLWRGKENIFEGTWKHYRKPSDGELKEKLTGIQYAVTQRNATEKPFNNEYWNNKEEGIYVDVVSGEPLFSSTDKFNSGTGWPSFTRPISGEFIVTKEGRSFLMKRTEVRSRYADSHLGHLFQDGPEPTGLRYCINSASLKFVPKSRMHEEGYGKYLYLFEK from the coding sequence ATTAAAGAAGGAGGAGGCAATTGTTATGAAAAAGCTACTTTTGCCGGCGGGTGCTTTTGGTGCATGGAAGCGCTTTTCAAACAGGTTGAAGGAGTAAAAAATGTTATCTCCGGCTATACTGGAGGTAAGACTGAGAACCCAACATATGAAGAGGTCTGTACTGGAAGAACCGGACATTTTGAAGCTGTGCAGATTGTCTATAACCCTTCGGAAATTTCTTATGAAAAACTTCTTGAAATATTCTGGAAAAATATAGATCCGACGGATCCTGGAGGCCAGTTTGCTGATAAGGGCAGTCAGTATAAAACTGCAGTTTTTTACCATAGTGAGAATCAAAAGGAAGCAGCTATGAAATCCAGAAAGATTCTGGACGAAAGCGAAAAGTTCAGCAATCCTGTTGTTACAGAGATTCTTCCTGCATCAGTATTTTACAAAGCAGAGGAATACCACCAGGATTATTTCAGAAAAAAAGTTAATCAATATAAATTTTACAGGGCGGCCTCAGGCAGAGATGAATTTTTAAACAGGCTTTGGCGTGGTAAAGAAAACATCTTTGAAGGGACTTGGAAACATTATCGCAAACCTTCAGATGGTGAGCTTAAAGAAAAATTAACCGGTATTCAGTATGCTGTTACCCAAAGAAATGCCACAGAAAAGCCTTTCAACAATGAGTACTGGAACAATAAAGAAGAGGGAATTTATGTGGATGTTGTCTCTGGTGAGCCTCTTTTCAGCTCCACAGATAAGTTTAATTCGGGAACAGGCTGGCCAAGTTTTACACGACCTATCTCAGGCGAATTTATTGTTACAAAGGAAGGTAGAAGCTTTCTGATGAAAAGAACAGAGGTTAGAAGCAGATATGCAGATTCTCACCTGGGTCATCTGTTCCAAGACGGGCCGGAGCCAACGGGTCTGAGGTATTGCATCAATTCCGCATCCTTAAAATTTGTACCGAAATCACGGATGCATGAAGAAGGGTACGGCAAATACTTGTATCTTTTTGAAAAATAA
- a CDS encoding pyridoxamine 5'-phosphate oxidase family protein gives MKLEQYFENGKGIGVLATADRTGQVNTALYARPHIENGNAVFVMRERKTYANINENASANYLYVSDDDKFDGVRMYMTFLEDSADPSDVDKYRRRNSPVEKNSE, from the coding sequence ATGAAACTGGAACAATATTTTGAAAATGGTAAAGGAATAGGAGTTCTGGCTACTGCAGACAGGACAGGGCAAGTTAACACAGCTTTGTATGCAAGACCTCATATAGAAAATGGCAATGCTGTCTTTGTTATGAGGGAAAGGAAAACATATGCGAATATAAATGAGAATGCCAGTGCGAACTATTTGTATGTTTCAGATGATGATAAGTTTGACGGAGTCAGGATGTACATGACATTTCTGGAAGATAGTGCAGATCCTTCCGATGTGGACAAATACAGGCGGAGAAATTCGCCAGTAGAAAAAAACTCTGAATGA
- the amrA gene encoding AmmeMemoRadiSam system protein A: protein MGFKLSENACKFLVRTARKAIGSKFDENKLITNKQDIPEELDFNSGCFVTLHKNGKLRGCIGNFREDKNIVENVAEMAVQSAFNDMRFPPLTKDELSHVEIEISVLSPMVPVNSFDEIKIGRDGLYISKGIFSGVLLPQVASEYGWNVEEFLKNTCRKAGLPADAYKAADTKVYRFEAFVFSEQDLKE, encoded by the coding sequence ATGGGTTTTAAGTTATCCGAAAATGCCTGTAAGTTTTTAGTAAGAACGGCTCGGAAGGCAATTGGCTCTAAATTTGATGAAAATAAGTTAATAACTAATAAACAGGATATTCCCGAGGAGCTTGATTTTAACAGCGGTTGTTTTGTCACTCTTCATAAAAATGGCAAACTCCGGGGTTGCATCGGCAATTTCAGAGAAGACAAAAATATTGTGGAAAATGTAGCAGAGATGGCTGTTCAGTCAGCTTTTAACGATATGCGTTTCCCCCCTCTCACTAAGGATGAGCTTTCCCATGTTGAAATCGAAATCTCCGTTTTAAGCCCTATGGTTCCTGTAAACTCTTTTGATGAAATAAAAATCGGGCGGGATGGACTGTATATTTCAAAAGGAATTTTCAGCGGTGTTTTGCTACCGCAGGTTGCATCAGAATATGGATGGAATGTAGAAGAATTCTTGAAAAACACCTGCCGAAAAGCCGGACTTCCTGCTGATGCCTATAAAGCTGCAGACACAAAGGTTTACAGATTCGAGGCATTTGTTTTCTCCGAACAGGATTTGAAAGAATGA
- a CDS encoding D-glycero-alpha-D-manno-heptose-1,7-bisphosphate 7-phosphatase translates to MAKRPIVFIDRDGTLNKEAGYINHIDNFQLYPFVYQAIRLLNHFNILSVVITNQAGIGRGYFTESFLKYVHNKMFSMLKKNGAFIDGLYYCPHHPSSKLAEYAVECDCRKPKTKMLEKALEEFSPEVDRKKMYVIGDKFSDIKMGNNFGCRTVMVKTGYGKGELKSKDNDSPKPSKIENNFLSAVLWIIRDLNLNVF, encoded by the coding sequence ATGGCAAAAAGACCGATAGTATTTATCGATCGTGACGGAACACTGAACAAAGAAGCCGGATATATAAATCATATAGACAACTTTCAGCTGTATCCTTTTGTATATCAGGCCATACGCCTGTTAAACCATTTCAATATACTCTCCGTTGTTATAACAAATCAGGCAGGTATCGGACGGGGTTATTTTACTGAAAGTTTTTTAAAGTATGTACATAATAAGATGTTCTCTATGCTGAAAAAGAACGGTGCTTTCATTGACGGACTGTATTACTGTCCTCACCATCCTTCTTCAAAACTGGCTGAATATGCCGTTGAATGCGATTGCCGAAAACCGAAAACAAAAATGTTGGAAAAAGCTTTGGAAGAATTCTCACCAGAAGTGGATAGAAAAAAGATGTACGTCATAGGAGATAAATTCAGCGACATTAAAATGGGTAACAATTTCGGATGCAGAACGGTTATGGTAAAAACCGGTTACGGCAAAGGCGAATTAAAGTCCAAAGATAATGATAGCCCGAAGCCTTCGAAGATTGAAAATAATTTCCTTTCAGCAGTTTTATGGATAATCAGAGACCTTAACCTGAATGTCTTTTAA
- a CDS encoding 4Fe-4S binding protein — MLPKNSYEIITEFIEQAGFSTGFAEINFPIFFPEYDLRLSASEGIDYLLGAATSGNKSIGFFHSPVYFNLHNFIKSECIFITTSLPENLCVPVIFCKNIVSFKNKLTTAIRVSEESGLPVILAISKSVLFNYCEIDDFEFDSERMAPAIDKKCLSRKISTDNFLDNLNIAEALLSASFDNKFSSGDTISLNDDQGTFFDYIVPHIKSPQLESLEKCSEIFISENEERFFKKLCLHFYPLTINYRTLPEKCEEELAPILCPGCPFAFIFSRLKTEDYLVLTDIQCPSLSRYLSVEIREADFAIGLARNINSKMLFIGNISNFKYPLFNIKNNIEIILLKDIDTAVEIYPEIKLHKLQKTGVTLPYSCNNIRKYGKMTINPKKCKCLKKNESPECIEQSFCPALFRSDDIILINDDLCTGCGLCKNVCPYGAVK; from the coding sequence ATGCTGCCAAAAAACAGTTATGAAATAATAACAGAGTTTATCGAACAGGCCGGTTTCAGTACAGGTTTTGCTGAAATCAATTTCCCCATATTTTTCCCGGAGTATGACTTAAGGCTTTCAGCTTCTGAAGGTATTGACTATCTTTTGGGTGCTGCCACATCAGGCAACAAAAGCATTGGTTTTTTTCACTCACCAGTCTATTTTAATTTACATAATTTTATTAAAAGCGAATGCATCTTCATAACCACTAGTCTGCCTGAAAACCTTTGTGTCCCGGTAATTTTCTGCAAAAATATCGTTTCTTTTAAAAATAAACTGACCACTGCAATCAGGGTTTCAGAAGAATCCGGACTTCCTGTTATCCTGGCAATAAGTAAATCAGTTCTTTTCAACTATTGTGAAATCGATGACTTCGAATTTGATAGTGAACGAATGGCCCCTGCCATAGACAAAAAATGTCTGAGCAGAAAAATTTCTACTGACAATTTTTTGGATAATCTGAATATTGCCGAAGCACTCCTGTCAGCTTCTTTTGACAACAAATTTTCTTCCGGTGATACAATTTCATTAAACGATGATCAGGGAACTTTTTTTGACTATATAGTGCCTCATATAAAATCCCCTCAGCTGGAATCCCTCGAAAAATGCTCAGAAATTTTTATTTCCGAAAACGAGGAAAGATTTTTTAAAAAACTCTGCCTCCATTTTTACCCTTTGACTATTAACTACCGGACATTACCGGAAAAATGTGAGGAAGAACTTGCACCGATACTCTGCCCCGGCTGCCCTTTTGCTTTTATATTTTCACGGCTCAAAACTGAAGACTATCTTGTCCTTACTGACATTCAATGCCCTTCACTGAGCAGGTATCTGAGCGTGGAAATAAGAGAGGCTGATTTTGCAATTGGATTGGCCCGTAATATCAACAGCAAGATGCTCTTTATAGGAAATATCAGTAATTTCAAATATCCTTTATTTAACATTAAAAACAATATTGAAATAATTCTGCTTAAAGATATTGATACAGCTGTGGAAATTTATCCCGAAATAAAACTCCATAAACTTCAAAAAACTGGTGTTACATTACCTTACAGCTGTAATAATATCAGAAAATACGGCAAAATGACCATAAACCCCAAAAAATGCAAGTGCCTTAAAAAAAATGAATCCCCTGAATGCATTGAACAATCATTCTGTCCGGCACTTTTCAGAAGTGATGACATAATTTTGATAAATGATGATCTCTGCACAGGGTGCGGATTGTGCAAAAACGTGTGTCCTTACGGAGCTGTAAAATGA
- a CDS encoding aspartate aminotransferase family protein, whose amino-acid sequence MGGIMNTYNRMPVSFDSGSGCYLYDENGEKYIDFTSGIAVVNLGHANKDISKVVCDQSSRLIHTSNLFENKLQQKVAERLSELSFGGDVFFCNSGAEANEAAIKLARIYGNKKYEGIRYKIITMEDSFHGRSYATLSATGQDKVKDGFRPVADFFKHVPFGDFEAIRTLADNGDVVAVMLEVIQGEGGVKVAGKGFLKQLRDYCDKEDILLIFDEVQTGMGRTGNMFAYEHYNIKPDIMTLAKALANGVPIGATVASEKVSTYFKPGTHATTFGGNYLACAAANKVLDIMTEEGFIEKVRQNGAYLQKELENLFGKKAEIRGEGLMVGASLKGMEAAEFIQAAADNKLLLVPAGDNTVRFYPPLNTAKDDLDYGLGLAEKTLKDLSED is encoded by the coding sequence ATGGGCGGAATTATGAATACTTATAACAGAATGCCTGTAAGTTTTGACAGCGGTTCCGGATGTTATCTGTATGACGAAAACGGTGAAAAATACATAGATTTTACTTCCGGTATTGCCGTAGTTAATCTGGGGCATGCTAATAAAGATATTTCAAAAGTTGTCTGTGATCAGTCCTCAAGATTAATACATACTTCCAATCTGTTTGAAAACAAATTGCAGCAAAAAGTAGCGGAAAGGCTGTCCGAGCTTTCTTTCGGTGGGGATGTGTTTTTCTGCAATTCCGGTGCGGAAGCCAATGAGGCCGCTATAAAACTTGCCCGTATTTACGGAAACAAAAAATATGAAGGAATAAGATATAAGATTATTACGATGGAAGACTCCTTCCACGGACGCTCTTATGCAACACTTTCCGCAACAGGACAGGATAAAGTCAAAGATGGTTTCAGACCTGTGGCCGATTTTTTTAAACATGTCCCTTTCGGGGATTTTGAGGCTATACGTACCCTGGCAGACAATGGTGATGTTGTTGCTGTGATGCTTGAGGTTATTCAGGGTGAAGGTGGTGTAAAAGTAGCCGGGAAAGGATTTTTGAAGCAGCTCAGAGACTATTGTGACAAAGAAGATATTCTGCTGATTTTTGATGAAGTTCAGACCGGCATGGGGCGGACAGGAAATATGTTTGCTTATGAGCATTATAATATAAAACCTGATATTATGACCCTCGCAAAGGCATTGGCGAACGGTGTGCCTATTGGTGCAACGGTCGCTTCGGAAAAGGTTTCTACTTATTTTAAACCAGGTACCCATGCAACCACATTCGGTGGCAATTATCTCGCCTGTGCTGCTGCAAACAAAGTTCTGGATATCATGACAGAAGAGGGTTTTATTGAAAAGGTCAGGCAAAACGGGGCTTATCTCCAAAAGGAGCTTGAAAATCTTTTTGGAAAAAAGGCGGAAATAAGAGGAGAAGGGCTTATGGTTGGAGCGTCTCTGAAAGGTATGGAGGCGGCAGAGTTTATTCAAGCTGCGGCGGATAATAAACTTTTGCTTGTCCCGGCAGGAGATAATACCGTCAGGTTTTATCCTCCTCTTAATACCGCAAAGGATGATTTGGATTACGGCCTTGGTTTGGCTGAGAAGACATTGAAAGATCTGTCGGAGGATTAG